One window of Thermocoleostomius sinensis A174 genomic DNA carries:
- a CDS encoding helix-turn-helix domain-containing protein, with amino-acid sequence MLVIAERARLLLERRDQTIADTALECGFGNQSHLIKQFKEFYGITPKKMS; translated from the coding sequence TTGCTCGTCATAGCAGAACGGGCACGGCTATTGTTAGAACGTCGCGATCAAACCATTGCTGATACTGCCCTAGAATGTGGCTTTGGCAATCAAAGTCATTTGATCAAACAATTCAAGGAATTCTATGGTATCACGCCTAAAAAAATGTCGTGA